One window of the Mycobacterium sp. JS623 genome contains the following:
- the acpM gene encoding meromycolate extension acyl carrier protein AcpM, with protein MIAGIAEIVEEVTGIEPSEVTLEKSFVDDLDIDSLSMVEIAVQTEDKYGVKIPDEDLAGLRTVGDVVAYIQKLEEENPEAAAAALEVFDMREWDA; from the coding sequence ATCATCGCGGGCATCGCCGAAATCGTCGAGGAGGTCACCGGTATCGAGCCGTCCGAGGTGACCCTGGAGAAGAGCTTCGTCGACGACCTCGACATCGACTCGCTGTCGATGGTCGAGATCGCCGTCCAGACCGAGGACAAGTACGGCGTGAAGATCCCCGACGAGGACCTCGCCGGTCTGCGCACCGTCGGCGACGTCGTCGCCTACATCCAGAAGCTCGAAGAGGAGAACCCGGAGGCCGCCGCGGCGGCGTTGGAGGTGTTCGACATGAGGGAGTGGGACGCCTAA
- a CDS encoding helicase-related protein, with amino-acid sequence MPEFATIRFAIPGDSEGSWDLILVDDDDRRHEINLAAGDTQTVRALVSDGHGDSARVLAAMWTQWMDAAATNAESSAMASMPLKPYAHQTTAVYGAMLPQPQLRFLLADEPGTGKTIMAGLYLREMQRLGLVKRAVIVCPANLASKWVDDFSRLLGGGLRQITSATVREDALNSNDLWVVSLELAAVNPAVQDALRPDKAGWDLVVFDEAHRLTPTAAGFHQVGRLLAKNTPRALLMTATPHRGKEWLFRHLLHLVDPAIYPDPGSDPNVALSALRPGPIHFLRRMKEDLVDYDGKTRLFKGRSAHNHSVALSQVEYAFYQAALDMVEQFFPQTAQPLARMVYGKRAASSLYALAETLRRRSAHMGEMSEAEAALIAESSGDGDENEVDEAKVIHTGSTSTRAERSAIKGLVDRIDATLADAAWLPSKWRRLTEDCLAKHSILPGNGEQAVVFTEYADSAQWIADRLNAEGYTAKMYSGRQSKPDRDEVRKAFMRGDFQVIVTTDAGNEGIDLQAAHVLVNYDIPWSLVRLEQRMGRIHRVGQHREVYLYNLVATDTREGETLLRLLDNFVTAANELHGQMFDSLSAVAEITGVDYDRWLTDLYGNDEAKKQTAIDAARAVQAQELTRVARQVRDNERRLASQVDAVAALTLLQRDLFARINPAIVEAYLDRLSAAGVLQSAPTAAGPGFRRLSLAGQALPASLGGGVDAHIATSGEAVRAAEESIDVGDTVTLGPGEEAFTDLIDLADRALAEDLYQSGAAADPSSLTPYDLYAYEATMTESDGKRASVWATLVKVDDSGSARAVRWETLANLVPTDVPGTAAHPAREGRALEVARAVAETTVTEHRKVRTDWFGQARRDLNNLPLNLAEGIEDRDTRVALRRQFQVQTAARIAELERLTDVQLTEPKLVGRIRVVAAADAGTQAEIDAEMVSMSHVRELLVDDGWVVEDVHTEGRGYDLEARRNSQIRHVEVKGVLDSAASNGIRMTGNEVLIATQHRRSYWLYVVDQCADGVGRFFGAYEDPATLFSTDMTGDAIFRVPGSSLKNAPGSNL; translated from the coding sequence GTGCCCGAGTTCGCTACCATCCGCTTCGCGATTCCGGGGGATTCCGAGGGTTCTTGGGACCTGATCCTTGTCGACGACGACGACCGCCGTCACGAGATCAATCTGGCGGCTGGGGACACCCAGACCGTGCGCGCCCTGGTCAGTGATGGTCACGGCGATTCGGCGCGGGTTCTTGCGGCGATGTGGACGCAGTGGATGGATGCGGCCGCGACCAATGCGGAGTCCAGTGCCATGGCGTCGATGCCGCTCAAGCCGTACGCCCATCAGACCACCGCGGTGTACGGAGCGATGCTTCCGCAGCCACAGCTGCGGTTTCTGCTCGCCGATGAACCTGGCACCGGCAAGACGATCATGGCCGGCCTGTATCTGCGCGAGATGCAGCGCCTGGGACTGGTCAAGCGGGCCGTGATTGTGTGCCCCGCCAACCTGGCCTCGAAATGGGTCGATGACTTCTCCCGTCTGCTCGGCGGGGGGCTGCGACAGATTACCTCGGCGACGGTGCGCGAGGATGCGCTGAACTCCAACGACCTGTGGGTCGTCTCGCTCGAACTGGCTGCGGTTAACCCCGCCGTTCAGGACGCGCTGCGCCCGGACAAGGCCGGCTGGGATCTGGTGGTGTTCGACGAGGCGCACCGGCTGACTCCGACGGCGGCTGGGTTTCACCAGGTGGGTCGGCTGCTGGCGAAAAACACCCCGCGGGCCCTGCTGATGACCGCCACTCCGCATCGCGGGAAGGAGTGGCTGTTCAGGCACCTGCTGCATTTGGTCGACCCCGCGATCTATCCCGATCCGGGTAGCGATCCGAACGTCGCACTGTCGGCGTTGCGCCCCGGCCCGATCCACTTCCTGCGCCGCATGAAAGAGGACCTGGTCGATTACGACGGCAAGACGCGGCTGTTCAAGGGGCGTTCAGCGCACAACCACAGCGTGGCCCTTTCCCAGGTCGAGTACGCCTTTTACCAGGCCGCACTCGACATGGTGGAGCAATTTTTCCCGCAGACCGCGCAGCCGTTGGCGCGGATGGTGTACGGCAAGCGGGCCGCATCGAGTCTGTACGCGCTGGCCGAGACGTTGCGGCGGCGGTCGGCCCACATGGGGGAAATGAGCGAGGCCGAGGCGGCGCTGATCGCCGAGAGCAGCGGTGACGGCGACGAGAACGAGGTCGACGAGGCGAAGGTCATCCACACCGGGTCGACGTCGACGCGGGCGGAGCGCTCGGCGATCAAGGGACTGGTGGACCGGATCGACGCCACTCTCGCCGATGCTGCGTGGCTGCCGTCGAAGTGGCGGCGCCTGACCGAGGACTGTTTGGCCAAGCATTCGATCCTGCCGGGCAACGGTGAGCAGGCGGTGGTGTTCACCGAGTACGCCGACTCAGCGCAGTGGATCGCCGATCGACTCAACGCCGAGGGTTATACCGCGAAGATGTATTCGGGCCGGCAGAGCAAACCGGATCGCGACGAAGTCCGGAAAGCCTTCATGCGGGGCGACTTTCAGGTCATCGTCACGACCGACGCGGGCAACGAGGGTATCGACCTGCAGGCAGCGCATGTGCTGGTCAATTACGACATCCCGTGGTCACTGGTGCGTCTGGAACAGCGGATGGGCCGCATCCACCGGGTGGGTCAGCATCGTGAGGTTTATCTGTACAACCTTGTCGCCACCGACACCCGCGAGGGTGAGACGTTGCTTCGGCTGCTCGATAACTTCGTCACCGCGGCCAACGAGCTGCACGGGCAGATGTTCGACAGCCTTTCGGCAGTCGCCGAGATCACCGGCGTGGACTACGACCGGTGGCTGACAGACCTCTATGGCAACGATGAGGCCAAGAAGCAGACCGCGATCGACGCGGCTCGCGCGGTGCAGGCCCAGGAGTTGACGCGTGTGGCTCGCCAAGTCCGCGACAACGAGCGCCGGCTGGCCAGCCAGGTCGATGCGGTGGCCGCGTTGACCTTGCTGCAGCGCGACCTGTTCGCGCGCATCAACCCTGCCATCGTCGAGGCCTACCTGGACCGGCTGTCGGCGGCAGGGGTGCTGCAGTCCGCGCCGACGGCCGCGGGGCCGGGGTTCCGGCGCTTGTCGTTGGCTGGGCAGGCGCTGCCGGCGTCGCTGGGGGGTGGCGTGGACGCGCACATCGCCACGAGTGGGGAAGCCGTGCGCGCGGCTGAGGAGAGTATCGACGTCGGCGATACGGTGACTCTTGGACCGGGTGAGGAGGCGTTCACCGACCTGATCGACTTGGCTGATCGCGCCTTGGCTGAGGATCTGTATCAGTCGGGTGCGGCCGCCGATCCCAGCAGCTTGACGCCGTATGACCTGTACGCCTACGAGGCGACGATGACCGAGAGCGACGGCAAGCGGGCCAGTGTGTGGGCGACGTTGGTCAAAGTCGATGACAGCGGCAGCGCTCGCGCGGTGCGGTGGGAGACGTTGGCCAATCTGGTGCCCACTGATGTTCCGGGTACGGCGGCCCATCCCGCGCGGGAGGGGCGCGCCTTGGAGGTGGCGCGGGCGGTCGCCGAGACCACGGTCACCGAGCATCGCAAGGTGCGCACGGATTGGTTCGGTCAGGCCAGGCGCGACCTGAACAACTTGCCGTTGAACCTGGCTGAGGGCATCGAGGACCGCGACACTCGTGTGGCGCTTCGGCGTCAGTTTCAGGTCCAGACCGCGGCGCGGATCGCGGAGTTGGAACGTCTGACCGACGTGCAGTTGACCGAGCCGAAGCTTGTGGGTCGGATCCGGGTGGTGGCGGCCGCCGATGCCGGCACTCAGGCGGAGATCGACGCCGAGATGGTGTCGATGAGTCACGTCCGTGAGCTGCTGGTCGATGACGGCTGGGTGGTCGAGGACGTACACACCGAGGGCCGTGGTTACGACTTGGAAGCCCGTCGCAACAGCCAGATCCGACACGTGGAAGTCAAGGGAGTGCTCGACAGCGCGGCCAGCAACGGCATCCGGATGACCGGCAACGAGGTGCTCATCGCCACCCAGCACCGTCGGAGCTACTGGCTGTACGTCGTGGATCAGTGCGCCGATGGGGTGGGCCGTTTCTTCGGTGCCTACGAGGATCCCGCCACGTTGTTCTCTACCGACATGACCGGGGATGCGATCTTCCGCGTGCCCGGTAGCAGCCTCAAGAACGCGCCGGGAAGCAACCTATGA
- a CDS encoding DEAD/DEAH box helicase codes for MARRSPGHLKLRDYQRAAVRAVDPSLERALCVAACGTGKTLMAVHAAARLLAGGSDAVLVVFPTLGLLEQTYRTWQRESPFRFTAIAVCSNHIRDTEDIHSDELSVDSTTSPEVLARWRSELTGVGVVLCTYQSLGVVAAAHRDLGMAAWTVMVCDEAHRTAGLKGKPFGVALNSAKIPAAHRLFYTATPKVHSGPRTRSGKPRRRTVASMDDTGLYGPQVFTLPTRVAIERGILSPFKVAVIAVSNTAVRSALKDLRTISLAAGEDGSARADHVAAAIALTQAASDYQLSSVLAFHNTIDASAQFAATFRRTHALLTAKGLVRDGRAAGIVHIDGRTKLRDRLAATDTLAVQDPGQWNIVTNARCLTEGINIPALDAVLFAEPRSSEIDVAQAVGRAIRRNPYHDRPALIVLAVTVADDEDAESVINISEFKRARQVLRALQSHDPSLRRDLAVVRERMTDSTREDADIFESDILDVHLPAKLSRRLADQFFRAFSIHTVDTLTRRWEEAFAGAAEFAAEHGHMRVPRGYRTALGIDLHTWIGHQRQLHRNGQLLAERVERLEGLPGWSWNARDSDWMRHLAALQAFSAEHGHTAPGHRYRTADGLPLGIWVQNQRTTYRNGSMPAERVALLEAVPGWTWRVLDNAWERNFAAAVAYVAEHGHARPAKDTSVDGLAVGNWVAIQRKLRNEGRLDPERAERLAGLPGWTWNALESVWDENFAALVQYVEEHGDARPAQDFRTGDGFALGHWVTDQRRRRAKLSEDRRSRLESLPGWAWDPAGARWAENLAKLTDFAAQQGHSYPPRDQSSPELMKLNQWVVTLRRPGRRERLTVEQREQLESLPGWSWEPRRHGRRTARQA; via the coding sequence GTGGCGAGACGATCGCCAGGCCACCTCAAGCTGCGCGACTACCAACGAGCCGCGGTCCGGGCCGTGGACCCCAGCCTGGAGCGCGCCCTGTGCGTCGCGGCGTGCGGCACCGGCAAGACGCTGATGGCCGTGCACGCCGCGGCCCGACTGCTCGCCGGCGGTTCGGATGCGGTGCTGGTCGTGTTCCCCACGCTGGGGTTGTTGGAGCAGACGTATCGCACCTGGCAGCGTGAATCACCGTTCCGGTTCACTGCTATCGCGGTGTGCTCGAACCACATTCGTGACACCGAGGACATCCACAGCGACGAGCTGTCGGTGGACAGCACGACCTCGCCCGAGGTGTTGGCCCGGTGGCGCAGTGAGCTGACCGGTGTGGGTGTGGTCTTGTGCACGTATCAGTCGCTCGGGGTCGTCGCCGCCGCGCATCGCGACCTGGGGATGGCGGCGTGGACGGTCATGGTGTGCGACGAGGCGCACCGGACCGCGGGATTGAAGGGCAAGCCGTTCGGTGTTGCGCTCAATTCGGCGAAGATCCCGGCTGCGCATCGGTTGTTCTACACGGCCACTCCGAAGGTCCACAGCGGCCCGCGTACGCGCAGTGGAAAGCCGCGGCGGCGGACCGTGGCGTCGATGGACGACACCGGGCTCTACGGCCCGCAGGTGTTCACGCTTCCGACTCGGGTGGCGATCGAGCGGGGCATCCTGTCGCCGTTCAAGGTGGCGGTCATCGCCGTGTCGAATACCGCCGTGCGGTCCGCCCTGAAGGACTTGCGGACGATCAGCTTGGCCGCCGGCGAGGACGGGAGTGCGCGTGCTGATCATGTCGCTGCGGCGATCGCGTTGACACAGGCTGCATCCGACTACCAGTTGTCGAGTGTGTTGGCGTTTCACAACACCATCGACGCCAGCGCGCAGTTCGCGGCGACGTTTCGCCGGACCCATGCGCTATTGACCGCCAAGGGGTTGGTCCGCGACGGGCGTGCTGCTGGGATCGTGCACATCGACGGGCGAACCAAGTTGCGTGATCGTCTCGCTGCGACGGACACCCTCGCGGTGCAGGATCCGGGTCAGTGGAACATCGTGACCAACGCCCGGTGTTTGACCGAGGGCATCAACATTCCGGCGTTGGATGCGGTGTTGTTCGCAGAGCCGCGGTCCTCGGAGATCGACGTCGCCCAGGCCGTGGGCCGGGCGATCCGCAGGAACCCGTATCACGATCGGCCGGCGCTGATCGTGTTGGCGGTGACCGTCGCCGACGACGAGGATGCCGAAAGCGTCATCAACATCAGCGAATTCAAGCGGGCCCGGCAGGTGCTGCGCGCCCTGCAGAGCCATGACCCGAGCCTGCGCCGCGATCTGGCGGTGGTGCGGGAGCGGATGACTGACTCGACGCGTGAGGACGCGGACATCTTCGAGAGCGACATCCTCGACGTCCACTTGCCGGCGAAGCTGTCGCGGCGCCTGGCCGATCAGTTCTTCCGCGCGTTCAGCATCCACACTGTGGACACGTTGACTCGCCGCTGGGAGGAGGCTTTCGCCGGTGCGGCCGAGTTCGCAGCGGAGCACGGCCACATGCGGGTGCCGCGCGGGTACCGGACAGCACTGGGCATCGACCTGCACACCTGGATTGGGCATCAGCGGCAACTACATCGCAATGGGCAGCTGCTCGCCGAACGGGTGGAGCGGTTGGAGGGATTACCCGGATGGAGCTGGAACGCGCGAGATTCCGACTGGATGCGGCACCTGGCCGCGCTACAGGCGTTCAGTGCCGAACACGGCCACACCGCACCAGGGCACCGCTATCGCACCGCAGACGGGCTCCCGCTTGGGATCTGGGTGCAGAACCAGCGCACCACCTACCGCAACGGGTCCATGCCGGCCGAGCGGGTCGCACTGCTGGAGGCGGTGCCGGGGTGGACGTGGCGGGTTCTGGACAACGCCTGGGAGCGCAACTTCGCCGCTGCGGTGGCCTACGTTGCCGAGCATGGCCATGCCCGGCCGGCCAAGGACACCTCGGTTGACGGTCTGGCTGTGGGCAACTGGGTGGCGATTCAGCGCAAGCTGCGCAACGAGGGACGGCTCGACCCTGAGCGGGCGGAACGCCTTGCGGGGTTGCCGGGTTGGACGTGGAACGCGCTGGAGAGCGTCTGGGATGAGAACTTCGCGGCGTTGGTTCAGTACGTCGAGGAACACGGTGATGCCCGGCCGGCGCAGGACTTCCGGACCGGTGACGGCTTCGCCCTTGGTCACTGGGTGACTGACCAGCGGCGCCGGCGCGCCAAGTTGTCCGAGGATCGCAGGTCGCGGCTGGAGTCGCTGCCGGGGTGGGCGTGGGACCCGGCGGGTGCTCGGTGGGCTGAGAACTTGGCGAAGCTAACGGATTTCGCTGCCCAGCAAGGTCATTCGTATCCGCCGCGTGACCAGTCCTCGCCGGAGTTGATGAAGCTAAATCAGTGGGTGGTCACCTTGCGGCGACCGGGGCGCCGTGAGCGGCTCACCGTCGAGCAGCGCGAGCAGCTCGAATCTCTTCCCGGCTGGTCGTGGGAACCGCGGCGTCACGGGCGTCGCACTGCACGGCAGGCGTGA